A single Aerosakkonema funiforme FACHB-1375 DNA region contains:
- a CDS encoding response regulator codes for MATILVVEDSITEAQFICNSLREVGLNTITVNTAEAAKVIVSQKKIDAILLDVVLPGESGFGFCRKLKSEDKTSHIPIIICSSKNGKIDQTWGLKQGASAYLTKPLDREELLQTVQRFIQS; via the coding sequence ATGGCAACAATTTTAGTTGTAGAAGATAGCATAACCGAAGCGCAATTTATCTGTAATTCTCTTCGGGAAGTAGGACTAAATACTATTACAGTTAACACCGCAGAAGCGGCAAAAGTAATAGTTTCTCAAAAAAAGATCGATGCTATTCTATTGGATGTTGTTTTGCCTGGAGAAAGCGGGTTTGGGTTTTGTAGGAAGCTAAAAAGCGAAGATAAAACCAGCCATATACCGATTATAATTTGCTCCAGCAAAAATGGAAAAATAGATCAAACTTGGGGTTTAAAACAGGGAGCTTCTGCTTATTTAACTAAACCCTTAGATCGGGAAGAACTTCTGCAAACAGTCCAACGCTTTATCCAATCTTAA